TGTTGATTTTGATATAGTAGTTAATCGGAATACCATTTAAAAAGTTCGTTACAGTATCTTCCGCCATTTTCACGCCACCATAAGCATAGGCAGCATTGATTTTGTTTGTGGAGTTATGTCCAATAATTTCAGCACGTGTATCACGAGGAATACTTAACATTTGTGCTTTATTCGTTGTTCCATTGACCGTTGCGACCATTGTTGTATCAGAACGACCGACATCGCCTTCACGTTGGTCAATACCTAGAATTAGGACGGAGAACGGGTTGTTCCCATCAAGATCAACTGGTTTTGCTGTTTTGCCTGCTACAGGCTCATATATTGTATCCATGGTTGACTTTGTTTGGTACACAGCATATCCAACAATGCCTCCTAAAACTAAGAAAATACCTAAAACAATCCACAGGAAAATTCTTAGACCTTTGCGTTTCTTTTTTGTCTTTGTGCGTTTTTCAGCGCGCATTTGCGTCTCAACCTCTCTAGTGAAATTTCTGTCACTTCCCATTTTACTACATAGTGGGAAACTTGTCATTAATATTCCATGAGAATTTGGCTCCAAAAGGGGCGACAAACGCTCATTTACGTCATTAAAAATTCCGCTCCGATGCTCTCGCACAATTCGTACGTTCCGCTTCGGTGCTCATTTTTGCCTAGCAACCAAGCATTTGTTGGTCCTTTTGGGTTCAGTGTATTAGGAAAGATTACGTGGTTTTTAGGGATGATTTGAAAGTCTGATGGGTAGGTGAACAAAAGTGTGGCAGGACTTCTTAGAAAAGCAGCATTGGGAGTTGTATATGACGCTTCGGATCGGTGATTCTGGATGGAAACAGGATTTTGATTGTGTTTTTTTTGATTTGTGGGTATAATTGGTGGGATAGGATTCAAATTGTGTGGACTTTTGGTGGACGTGATGGTATATTGCGTCGTGTTTTACATATATAAAAATGAGCTATTTTGAGAAGGGGACGAGGAGTTATGTGGACCATTGTTTTGATATGTTTTTTGGCCGCACTTCTTTTGACGCCTATTGTGAGACGGATTGTCATTAAATTTGATATAACGGATAAACCAGATAAGAGACGGATTAATGTGGTGCCGATACCGAGTCTTGGTGGGGTCGCTATTTTTGTTGCGTTTTTAATTGGGATGTTCCTGTTGCCAATTGATAAATCGCTTTTGTGGCCGCTTGTTATTGGCGTCAGTGTGATCGCAATTACTGGGATGTTGGACGATATTCTGGAGTTGAAGGCACGCTATAAATTGATTGGGCAGTTGATTGCTGCTGGGATTATTGTTTTTTGGGGCGGTATTAATATTACCTTCATCAATTTACCATTTGGTGGCGAGATACATTTTGGATTTATGGCGATTCCGCTGACGTTGCTTTGGATTGTCGCGATTACGAATGCGATTAATCTCATCGATGGCTTGGATGGGCTTGCTGCTGGGGTCTCGACGATCGCGCTTCTGACGATCATGGGGATGGCGTTTGTGATGGGCGACCCGATTGTTATTATGATTACGGCGGTACTTGTTGCCTCAACACTTGGTTTCTTACCGTATAACTTCTATCCTGCTAAAATTTTCATGGGAGATACGGGCGCGTTATTCTTAGGTTATATTATTGCTATTCTTTCGCTGATGGGATTCAAAAATGTCACGTTTATTTCGCTGATTGTGCCGATCTTGATTTTAGGGGTGCCGATTTTCGATACAATTTTGGCGATTATTCGTCGTATTGTACACAGAACACCAATCGCGATGGCAGATAAATCACATTTGCATCATAGCTTAATGAAGCTCGGGTTTACGCATCGCCAAACAGTGATTTTAATTTATGCGATTTCAGCTTTGTTCTCATTATTTGCACTCATTTTCACAATGTCGACATTTTGGGGATCATTCCTGCTAATCTTTGTATTGCTCATCGTGGGCGAGTTTTTCGTAGAGGTTTTAGGATTGATCAGCCAAAATTATCGACCGATGATGCGACTGCTCCGAATCGAACGGATTGAACGGGAAGAGGAACAGGAATAGAGACGCGCGAACTTATCTTTTATTAGGTAGGTTCTTTTTTTTATAAGCTCTTGATGCTTAGGGGGAACTGTGTTAATCTAATCAAGTAAGTTTTAAACAGATCAAAGGAGAGATAAACATGAATATTATTGCCACGGCAGAGTCGGTATTGCAAGCTGAATTGTTGCTGGGCGCGGGGGTAGACACGCTATACGTCGGAGGAAGTCGATTTGGACTGCGAATGCCGCAATCATTGACGCTCGCCGAAATTAGTGAAATAACTAACAAAGCGCACCAGGCAGGGAAAAAGGTCTTAGTGGCCGTGAATGCACTCATGCACAATGAGCATTTGAAAGATTTACCTGCTTATTTACGTGAACTATCTAACATAAAGGTAGACGCCATTACTGTAGGGGACCCAGGTGTTGTTTTTATGTTACATGAAATGAAGCTTGATTTACCGTTTATCTATGATGCACAAACGTTTGTGACGAGCGCGGAACAGGTGGATTTTTGGGTGAAACAAGGGGCAGTTGGGGCTGTCATGGCACGTGAATTAACGCTGATTGAACTTGAGGCGATCACGGCTAAAATGGATGTTCCAATCGAGGTGCAAGTATACGGACCAACGTGTATTCACCAATCGAAACGGAAGCTCGTGACTAATTACCAAAACATTGTAGAAATAAAAGATGATACGTCGAAAGAGCGCGGGCTTTATTTGCGTGAGCCAAATGATGCGGATAGTCAGTTGCCAATTTATGAGGATGAGAATGGGACGCATATTTTTTCAACGGAGGATTTGTCGTTGATGCCGTATTTGGAGCGTGTGTATAACGCTGGACTCAAAACGTGGAAGCTGGATGGTGTGTTATTGCCAGGCGAGGATTTTGTCGCGATTGTAGCACTCTTCGTGAAGGCAAAAGAAGCGCTTGAAGCGGGCGATTTTGTTGCGGAGAATTTTGTGAATAAATTAGCGAGATTACAACCGGCAACGCGTGTACTAGGAACAGGATTCTTTTTGAAACAACCAGACGAGGTAAAATAGGAGGGCATTTTTATGAGAAAAATTACAAAGAAACCGGAAGTTTTAGCGCCGGCGGGAAATTTAGAGAAATTAAAAATTGCGATTCGCTATGGTGCGGACGCTGTATATATTGGTGGACAGGCTTTCGGGCTTCGTTCGCGAGCTGGAAACTTCTCGTATGAGGAGATGGAAGAGGGCGTGGCGTTTGCGCATGCACGTGATGCGAAAGTGTATGTGGCGGCGAATATGGTCGCGCATGACGGTGATACAGAAGGCGCTGGCGAGTTTTTCCGAACGTTGCGGGATATCGGGATTGACGCGGTTATCGTGTCGGACCCAGCGTTGATCAGTATTTGTTTTGCGGATGCGCCAGGACTTCCCGTGCATTTGTCAACACAAGCGTCGGCAACGAATTACAAAACGCTTGAATTTTGGAAGCAACAAGGCTTGGAGCGCGTTGTTTTAGCGCGTGAAGTGAGCATGAGTGAGATTCAGGAAATTGGTCAAAATACGGATGTTGAGATGGAAGCGTTCATTCATGGTGCGATGTGTATTTCGTATTCTGGACGTTGTACGCTGTCGAATCATATGGCAAATCGTGATGCAAACCGCGGTGGTTGTGCGCAAAGTTGTCGTTGGAAATATGATCTTTTTGAAATCGATAACGGTATGCCGCGTAATATCGTAGAAGAAGGTGAAGAGCCATTTTCCATGAGCGCCGTCGATTTGTCGATGATCCGCTTCATTCCTGATATGGTCGAAGCAGGCGTGGATAGTTTGAAAATTGAAGGACGGATGAAGTCGATTCATTACGTTTCTACAGTAGCAAGTGTATATCGCAAAGTGGTGGATGCTTATTGTGCTGATCCTGATAATTTTGTGTTCGATCCTGCTTGGGAAGAGGAGCTTTGGAAAGTAGCACAGCGCGAGTTGTCGACTGGTTTCTTCTATCAAGAGCCAACCGAAGACGAGCAGTTATTTGGAAAAACACGCAAGATTCCACAATATGCTTTCGCGGCGCAAGTTTTGGCATACGATCCAGAAACGAAAATCGCGACGCTACAACAGCGCAATAACTTTGGCGTGGGCGAGGAAATCGAGTTTTACGGACCAGGTGAAGTGGGCTTTAAGCAAGTTGTGACGGAGCTTTGGAACGAAAATGATGAGTCGATTGATCGCGCACCAAATGCGATGATGACGGTGAAAATGGTCGTGGAACATCCAGTTGAAGAATTTTATTTTATGCGTAAGAAAAAAGAAGAGCGCGTGGCTAAGAAACGGGTCAAAGCTTCAAAATAAATTATATTTTAACGCAAGCTATTCCGAGTTCACCATACCCTCAGATTTTAACGACGGAGATAAGTGTTCGTTGATTCGCTGAGGTATAGTGAACTTTTTTAATAACTTACGACTCGCGAATGATTGTGATTCCATAGAAACGCTGGTATAATAGTAACAAACACAAGAAGGAGTTGTATGAACATGATAGGATGGATTATTGCTATTGCGGTTGTTGTCATACTTGTCTTGATTTATTTCGGACTGTATAACAGCCTTGTAAAATATCGCAACAGAGTGGAAGAAACATGGGCACAAATTGATGTGCAACTGAAACGTCGCTTCGATTTAATTCCGAATTTAATTGAAACGGTCAAAGGTTATGCGTCACATGAGAAAGAAACGCTTGCGAAAGTGGTGGAAGCTCGTAGTATGATGACGCAAGCCCCAGCAGACGGTCGCAGCGAACAAATGGAAGCAGACAATATGCTAACAGGCGCGCTGAAATCTGTATTTGCTTTGGCTGAATCTTACCCAGATTTAAAAGCGAACACGTCATTTATCGAATTGCAACACGAATTAGCAACAACAGAAAACAAAGTGGCTTATTCACGTCAACTTTACAACACAACAGTCATGACATACAACACAAAAATTGAATCTGTACCTTCTAACATTGTTGCTAAAATGGGCGGGTTTACTAAACGCGACATGCTTGCAACACCGGAAGAAGAAAAAGTGGTTCCAAAAGTTCAATTCTAAAACACTGAGAGGAAGAATGCGCCATGTTATTTGAACAAATAGCGGCTAATAAGCGTAAGACAGTGTTCATTGTTTTAGGATTCTTCATTTTTGTGATGCTGGTTGGATGTGCGATCGGGATTTTGGTTTATAATAACTACTTGAACGGTCTGATTATGGCGGCTGTGATTGGCGCTATTTATATCGCGATTATGATTTTTTCAAGTTCGAAGGTCGTTATGACAATGAATCGGGCAAAAGAAGTCACGTCAAAAGATCAAGAACCAGTACTTTGGGATACAGTGGAGAGCATGGCGATGGTAGCTGGAATTCCAATGCCGAAAGTCTACATTGTGGAGGACCCGAGTCCGAACGCTTTTGCAACGGGAATTTCGCCTGAAAAGGGTGCGGTTGCTGTTACACGTGGTTTGCTAAATAAATTAGAACGCTACGAGCTTGAAGGAGTTATCGCCCATGAGATTGCGCATATTCGTAATTACGATATTCGTCTTTCTACGATCGCGATTGCCCTTGTTGCTGTTGTTGCTATTCTATCGGATTTAGCGATGCGTATGCTCTTTTGGGGTAGTATCACGGGTGGTAATAATAACAGGAAGAGTAACGATAACAACGGTGGTGGCGGTGCACAGGCCATTATCTATATCGTTGCGCTGATCTTTGTTATATTAGCGCCGATCATTGCAACAGCAATTCAATTCGCGCTCAGCCGTAACCGCGAGTATCTGGCAGACGCAACGGCGATTGAGCTGACGCGGAACCCAGTTGGTTTAGCCGACGCCTTGCGCAAAATTGGTGGCGACACGACGAAGATGAAACAGCCAAGTGCGGCTTCCGAATCGATCTACTTCACAACTCCTTCAAAAGGAGAAAAGAAGACGAAAGAAAAGGCTGGTTGGTTTGATTCCCATCCTCCAATTACAAGTCGGATTGAGCGATTGGAACATATGTAAACACTAATAATAAAGAAGGCGAAGGAATTAGCAATTGTCATTTAAAAAGGACAAATATGCTGTTTTTTCGTCTTTTTTATTTGTTTATAAATGAATAAAAATACATAATGATGAATATTGATTCTCTTCTGTTTTTCAAGAAGAGTGGATGTCATTTTTGTGAACAGTTATTTTCACAGTAAAAAAAAACGAATATTTTGCTGACTTGGCCTATGTGAGGAAGGTAAGATAAGAGTAGGAACAGAAAATAAAGTAAAGCCATTTTTAAATCAAAAAAGTACAAATGAGGTGTTTGAAATTTACTACTACTCTAAGCGTATTCTGAAATGAATGATTCTACAGCAATAAGAAAGATAACATGTATGAAAAGTGAATCAAAAATATTTTTGTGAGATTATGGTGCAACACAAGTGCGATGAAAAAGAAAAAATTCTAATTAAATGAAGGAGGAAATAACTGCTCATCATAAATATATTATGCATAAAGTAGTTATAATTACAAACATGAAAATGAACAAGAAATTTGGATTAAAAATTTTATCGGTGGCAATGATTGCCGCCTTAATGGTACCGACTTCTCTCGGGAATATCGTTGCTTTTGCAGAAACAACAGTACCTATTAAAACTGAAAATGCGGAACCGACATTTGCACAGAAAAAAGAGTTTCAAATTAAGAAAGGGACAGAAGATGCTGAAGTTAGCGCTTCATCCGTTAATTTAACGAGTACTGGTCTTGATTTACACGGTGTAGTGAGTGGCGTGCCTCAAGCGACTTATTTACGTTTTTCTGATGTAGAATTGCCAGTCGATGCGAAAATATCAAATGCGTATCTTTCATTTACGACGCGTGATGCTTCCTCTGCAAGCCAATCAACAACGATTAGTTTGACTGGTGAGGTCGGTAGTCAAGCAGAATTCACGAATACAGTGGCTTCATTTACAAATCGAAAATTTACAAATGCAGCAGTGAGCATGACGACACCTGTAGTAGCGACGAATACGATTTTTAATACAACAGATATTACTTCTGTTCTAAATGAAATGCGATCTAATTCGACTGATATACAAAATTATGTATTCAAAATAGAAGGTAGCAAACTAGGTTCTTTTGTGATGCGTTCTTATGATTCAAACGCAGCGATGGCGCCGAAACTTATCGTAGAGTATACATCACCATCCGCAGATTATACAGCGAAAATTAGCAGTACGTCTGACGATGCCGAAGAGTACGGTGTGAACAAAGCGATAGAGTTGAATGCAGAAATGAAAATTGGTGGTTACACATCAACGACTCTGACACCAGCCTATAAAGATCTCTCGGCGTTCCGTTTTGCGAATGTAACGCTCCCAGAAAATGCGAAAATTGACGATGCCTATTTGGAATTCACGACGAAAGCTACGGTGGCAAATCGTGTGGCTAATATGTCGATTGCAGCAGAACTAGGGAATCCAGTTGCTTATACGAATGTTGCTGGAAATATTAGTACGCGTAATTATACTGCATCAACCATTCAATACCAGCAGCCATCGTTTACAGTAGCGAACCAAGTCATTCGAACACCAAATCTTAAAAATATCATCGATGAAACACGCCTAATGGGCTGGCAAAATGGTAATGCACTTGCATTTCGCGTCGATGGTGACAATTATATTGGAACGGTTTATCAAGGTGGTTCTGCCGCAGCTTATCAACCAAAACTTGTTATTAAATATTCATATAGTGAACAGGATGCGATCGGAGCAGACGTTATAAAAGACCCTATGAATATGAAAAATATTTTTATTAACGAAGTTGCGAGTATGGGA
The sequence above is drawn from the Listeria weihenstephanensis genome and encodes:
- the htpX gene encoding zinc metalloprotease HtpX yields the protein MLFEQIAANKRKTVFIVLGFFIFVMLVGCAIGILVYNNYLNGLIMAAVIGAIYIAIMIFSSSKVVMTMNRAKEVTSKDQEPVLWDTVESMAMVAGIPMPKVYIVEDPSPNAFATGISPEKGAVAVTRGLLNKLERYELEGVIAHEIAHIRNYDIRLSTIAIALVAVVAILSDLAMRMLFWGSITGGNNNRKSNDNNGGGGAQAIIYIVALIFVILAPIIATAIQFALSRNREYLADATAIELTRNPVGLADALRKIGGDTTKMKQPSAASESIYFTTPSKGEKKTKEKAGWFDSHPPITSRIERLEHM
- a CDS encoding peptidase U32 family protein; its protein translation is MNIIATAESVLQAELLLGAGVDTLYVGGSRFGLRMPQSLTLAEISEITNKAHQAGKKVLVAVNALMHNEHLKDLPAYLRELSNIKVDAITVGDPGVVFMLHEMKLDLPFIYDAQTFVTSAEQVDFWVKQGAVGAVMARELTLIELEAITAKMDVPIEVQVYGPTCIHQSKRKLVTNYQNIVEIKDDTSKERGLYLREPNDADSQLPIYEDENGTHIFSTEDLSLMPYLERVYNAGLKTWKLDGVLLPGEDFVAIVALFVKAKEALEAGDFVAENFVNKLARLQPATRVLGTGFFLKQPDEVK
- a CDS encoding glycosyltransferase family 4 protein gives rise to the protein MWTIVLICFLAALLLTPIVRRIVIKFDITDKPDKRRINVVPIPSLGGVAIFVAFLIGMFLLPIDKSLLWPLVIGVSVIAITGMLDDILELKARYKLIGQLIAAGIIVFWGGINITFINLPFGGEIHFGFMAIPLTLLWIVAITNAINLIDGLDGLAAGVSTIALLTIMGMAFVMGDPIVIMITAVLVASTLGFLPYNFYPAKIFMGDTGALFLGYIIAILSLMGFKNVTFISLIVPILILGVPIFDTILAIIRRIVHRTPIAMADKSHLHHSLMKLGFTHRQTVILIYAISALFSLFALIFTMSTFWGSFLLIFVLLIVGEFFVEVLGLISQNYRPMMRLLRIERIEREEEQE
- a CDS encoding peptidase U32 family protein; protein product: MRKITKKPEVLAPAGNLEKLKIAIRYGADAVYIGGQAFGLRSRAGNFSYEEMEEGVAFAHARDAKVYVAANMVAHDGDTEGAGEFFRTLRDIGIDAVIVSDPALISICFADAPGLPVHLSTQASATNYKTLEFWKQQGLERVVLAREVSMSEIQEIGQNTDVEMEAFIHGAMCISYSGRCTLSNHMANRDANRGGCAQSCRWKYDLFEIDNGMPRNIVEEGEEPFSMSAVDLSMIRFIPDMVEAGVDSLKIEGRMKSIHYVSTVASVYRKVVDAYCADPDNFVFDPAWEEELWKVAQRELSTGFFYQEPTEDEQLFGKTRKIPQYAFAAQVLAYDPETKIATLQQRNNFGVGEEIEFYGPGEVGFKQVVTELWNENDESIDRAPNAMMTVKMVVEHPVEEFYFMRKKKEERVAKKRVKASK
- a CDS encoding LemA family protein; amino-acid sequence: MIGWIIAIAVVVILVLIYFGLYNSLVKYRNRVEETWAQIDVQLKRRFDLIPNLIETVKGYASHEKETLAKVVEARSMMTQAPADGRSEQMEADNMLTGALKSVFALAESYPDLKANTSFIELQHELATTENKVAYSRQLYNTTVMTYNTKIESVPSNIVAKMGGFTKRDMLATPEEEKVVPKVQF